The window CGCGCTCGACCATGCCACTGAGGCCCCCGTACAGCCGCTCATCGAACCCGTAGGCGTCATCGTAGGCCGCGACGAACTCGTCGAGCGTGCGCTCGCGGGCGTCCCAGACGTACTGATGGACAACACGCCCGGCGTCGGTGTCGACGACGTGCACGGTGTGCGTGCGGACGCTCGCGACGAGATCACAGCCGCCGGCGCGCCCGACGAGAAAGTAGGCCGGCCGCTGGCCAATCTTCTGGCTGGAGATGTGTGGTTGATCGGACGGTGCAACAGATTTACTGGGGTCGGAATCGGATTTGCTCATGCTTGCTTGCAGGGCCAGGGTCGCGTGGGTGCGCCAACACCCGGGCGACCACACCTCGCTTCTGGTGTAATCACCCGCCAGCGACCGCGTTCCCTATCAAATACGTATAGCGGGAGCTACTTAGTTATTGTGCAAACAAGCACAATAGAGAGCTTATTCAGACAATTTTCTACGCCCAGATTCGGACACGACGTAGCGAGCACGTTTGCTGGAATTGGGTGGGAGGTCTCGCACAACCCCTTCATCCGTGTCTATCTCAACCTTCTTGAGATGTCCATTCTCGTGGAGGTCGGAGACAGCCACCTGAACAGAGCGGTAACTGAATGTGATATCGCGGGAGTAGATGAGGCCGCCGTAGATGTCCTTGGGCTGGTGGGGGTAATCATGCTCCCCCAAGAACTCCAGAACAACCTCTTTGGCGGTCTTCTGTGGCACATTTTGTCTATCTGCCACGCCGCTATTATGACCACCGGAATTGTCGGGTTTGTTATAACTGGGTTTCTGGGTGCGTTCTTTGCACACAGATGTTCTAACAAGCACAAACACTTAACTACTTGCCGACATCAAGCTCTGCGTATGGAGACCGACGCACGCACGGGTGGTGTGGCATGAGTCAGTCACTCCCCAAACTCCTCCGCGACCGCGTCGAGGACGACGGCGACCCGATTGCGGTCGTCGCACGCGAGCTGGACGGGCCAAGCTACGACCGCCTCCGGCGCACAGCCGAGCGCGAGGGCATCGAGGTCCAGCCGGGTGGGCCACGGCCTGTGGTTGACGCGACGACCGATGGCCGATGCGTCGACGGTGCTGCCCGGGTGCAGGTCCAGACCCGCGTGAGCGAGCCAACGGCAGCACAGATTCGCGACACCCGTGAGCGGCATGATATGACGGAGTCGGCGACGGTCCGCGCACTCGTGAATCTCGGCCTGCTAACGCTCGCGCTGCTCGACGAGCAGGACTCGGAGGACACCGAATGATGCGTCCCGTCGTGGTCGGTCACGGCCAGTTCGATTCTGGCACGGGATATGTGACTCTCAGGAAGCGAACTCGTCGCCCACAAAAAACGGCGACGAACCCGTCAGGGCGGGTCCGACGCCTCGTGGGAGTCCCTGAGGACTATGTGGACTAACACACCGCACCCGCAAGAATCTGCGGGAACAGACACGAGTTGTACAGTCACCCAATCGTCACTCCAACAGCCACATTCAGATCGGTATCCAACAACCGCACACAACACAACAACCCAACACCCAACTGAGGTGCGTGGGCGATGAGCGCCGACGACGTGCAGGACCGCCGCAAGCAGAAGGCGCGCGCCGGTCGGAAGGGGGGCGCACGGCGGATGCCTGTCGGCGACGAGCGCCCGACCCAGTGTGAGGTAACGCCAGTCGGTGCACGCCAGACGTTCGCGCCCGAGGCAGTCTGGAATCGCGTGCTCCGTCCGCAGGCGTGTCAGTACTGCTTCGGCAAGGACGCGACCGTCGAGGAAGCCATCGCGATGGCGACCGACGCCGGCGCGCAACTCTCGACGACAACCAACAGCCGCTACGTCCACTTCGTTGACCCGAACCCCGAAGCGGACGCGGCGTCGGAGTCGACGACCGAGCCGACCGCGACGGACGGTGGCCGCGCCGACGTAGACCGCCTGACCGATGTGAAAGGCATCGGCGACGCGACCGCTGCGGATCTGTTGGCCATCTACGACGGCGACTTCGAGGCACTGGTCGCTGACTGCGAGCAGTATCAGTTCAGTTCCGGTGGCCCACTCACCATCGCGAAAGCCGATGGCTTTGGCCCCGACCGCGCCGGCAAACTCGGCCGGCGCATCGCCGATGCATTCGGTGACGACGAGGACGAGGACCCGGAGGTCGCGACCGACGGCGGCACTATCGCCACCTGTCGAGACTGCAAAAAGTGCGAGGCGACCGTGCCGACGGTCGTGCTGGTGGATGGGCTGTGTGTTGGCTGTCGCCAGCAGATACTCGACGACCACGAGCAGACCGACGGCCCGGTGCGGTACGACGCGGTTGACGAATGTGCCGCGACCGCGGCCTGTCCCAACGACCCGGCCGGCTCACACACCCGGTACTGTCGCGAGCACTCGTACTTCCGGGGCGACCTGCCGACCGACGCCACGACCGCGGGGGTGGCCAATGGCGAGTAACGTGCTGTCGCGAGCGCTGTCGCAGCTCCGACGTGAGACCAACGACGCGGACGACAGTATCGTCCAGTCACGGGCCGCCCACGGCGACTGTGCCGTCGCGGTCTACGCGCCCAATGATGCGAGCGCCGAGGAACTCGCGGCGATTCGCGACGACATCACGACCGAACTCGCCCGCATGGAAGCTGATGCCGAGGCACTGGCCGACACCGAGCGGGGTGAGGCGGATGGCCAATGACCGCACGGCCGGCGAACGCGGGCGCGTGGTGGGCGGGCGCAGTCGTACTCTGTCTCGGTATCGGCCTGGTCGTTGTGTCGCTCCCGCCCAACGGCCCGTTCGTCGCGACGACAGCCCAGACCGGCTTTGCGGGCCTCATCGAGGGGTGGCTCCTCGTGGTTGGGATGGCCGGCGGCGTCTTCGCCGGGAGTGTCGTCAGCGTACTCGGACTGTTCTGTCTCAGCAGTGCGTGGACCACCAACCGCTGAGCGGGGTGGCCGCATGAGCCAGTCTGCCGACCTTCCGACTGTTGACGCGGTCGTCACCACCATCGAGACGATGTGGTACGACGAGGGTCGCCGCGGGATTCGTGCGAAAGACCTCGCGAAGCGGTTTGGGCTTGCAAACGGCGGCCGGCTCACCAACCACCTGCAGGAGGCAGTCGCCGCCGACCGACTGACCGCGCGCGACCGCGCGACGAACTGCCGCACATATGCGCCGGCCGACGCGGAGGTGACCTGGCCGTGAGCGCTGACACACCCGAGCCGGCGTCCGAGACGGCACTTGACCGCGCGACGCGACCCAAGCATCGCGCCCGGTGTACGGACGACGAGTATGGCTTTACCGCCACCTCCCGCTCGCGTGCGTTTCTCGCCGCCGAGTATGGCGACCACGAGGCAGCGACCGGTCACGAGACCGAACTGAGTGGCGATTCAGCCGAAGATACAGCATGACACCAGCTCCAGATTCATCGACAGCCGACGAGACACAGGAGACCGAACACAGCGAGCGTACCGTCGAGGCCCACGAGCGGGAGCCTGGCAGCCAGGAGCCATCACTGCCGCTCGGCTCATCGGACCTGACGCAGTTCCAGTGCCGCATCCTGAGCGTCCTCACCGGGGAGCCACGCTACGGACTCGCCATCAAACGCGAACTCGAGACCGCCTACGGCGCGGCCATCAACCACAGCCGTCTCTATCAGAACCTCGAGCAGCTTGTCGACAGCGGGAGTATCACCAAGCGTGCGCTGGATGGGCGGACGAACGAGTATGCACTCACGGAAACGGGACACACCCAGCTTGCGAGTGAAATCGCATATCTTGCCCGTGGGTTCGAGGGGGGCGACCAATGACCGACCCAGAGGCCATGAGTCGCGCGGAACTCGAGACAGCCGTTACCGACCTGCGAAACGATATCGAGTATCTCGAACGGTCACTCCAACATCTCGAGGAGTTCGTCCTTGGTGAGTACAATCCGGCCATCGCCCAACAGGAGTTGGACGGGACGCCGCTGTTCAAAGTGGCCCAGCAGTCGGGCGAGGCCACCGAGACGGTGGCCTTCGACGCTCGAGAGGCGATGGTCGATGCACACATCGAGTTACAGGACCTGAAGGCCGGGCGGGCGAACGGCTCCCAATCCGAGATTCGGGCAGCCCGTCTCCTGCAGGCGTTCATTCGGGAACGCTCTCCAGACCACCAGTTGACCGGCGTCTCCCCGACAACGGGTGGGCGACTCGAGATGGGTGCAGACGACGCCCGTCGACTCCTGCGCGAGCACGACCTTGCGACCAACACGGGGATGTCGACGATCATCGCGCGGGCGATGGACGCACTCGTTCGCAACAGCGAGTATGGCCCCGACGCGACGCCACTGTTCCGACACAAGTCCGAGCATGGCCACGTGGTGTCGGTTGATCAAGAGCGCTGGAACGAGTATCTCGAAGCCGTGCAGGCCGCCCTCGATGGCGTGACGGTCGCGGTTCCTGACACCGGCGACGCGGCCGATGATCCCACGATGGGGGAGGCCACCGACGAGCAGCCAGCACCCAACGATGAGCCAGCCCAGCTGCCGGCCGCTCCCCCACGAGCAACTAACACTGTTGTTAGCTGCTCGGACGAGTCGGTGTTTGGAGGTGAGACGGACGACTGACGGCCGCCACGCATCTCCCCCCATCAAAGGAAAATTCCGCGGTTTACGGTGCTGTATTGTGCGGTCCGCTACTGCGTGGTGAATCACTTCCCACTTCGATTCCCGAGTTTACGAGGTGAATCGAAGTGTGGTTCACCACGCGCTCGACAAACACTCCCTTTCGCGAGCAACTAACAACGCTGTTAGTTGCGGAAGGGGTGCAGCCACTCACGAACAACAGCAAGAAACGCGTCCGTCGGTCGATTGCATCGTGTCTGGGCTGACGACCAAGTCGAAGTTGGTGTCAGCCGGTTCATTATCCGGTGACAGGTAGCCAACAGCGACTGCCGAGTATACTTCGCCACCGCTGAGGCTCACATCGTAGCTTGCGACGACCTCTCCGTCGTTGTTCTCGGTATCGCCACGAATGTCGAGGGTGTAGTCGCCAGCAGGGACCGTCGCGTACCCGGACTCGCCGTATGCCACGCCGTCAAACACTGCATTGCCGTTGCTTGCGGTCCGGTCGATGATGCTGATACAGGTGCTTGAAACAGCTGGGATTGCTGCACTCGCTTTCGTCATCTGGAAGTGAGGTAACTTCTGCTCAGGCCTGTTCTGTGCCTGTGATCTTCCGTGGCGGGGGTCCCTCGTCTTCTGGCGCGGAAGGAGGTCAAGTCCGCGTGACTGACCCGATATATGCCGACGTATCTAACCGCTTGTCCCTCAATGGGTAAGCTCAGCGCATCAAATAAAGAAACAGAATGTGAGCCGATTAGACTCCGTCGAGATCCCGGATAAACGCCTGCAC is drawn from Halosegnis longus and contains these coding sequences:
- a CDS encoding PadR family transcriptional regulator: MTPAPDSSTADETQETEHSERTVEAHEREPGSQEPSLPLGSSDLTQFQCRILSVLTGEPRYGLAIKRELETAYGAAINHSRLYQNLEQLVDSGSITKRALDGRTNEYALTETGHTQLASEIAYLARGFEGGDQ
- a CDS encoding DUF4397 domain-containing protein, which produces MTKASAAIPAVSSTCISIIDRTASNGNAVFDGVAYGESGYATVPAGDYTLDIRGDTENNDGEVVASYDVSLSGGEVYSAVAVGYLSPDNEPADTNFDLVVSPDTMQSTDGRVSCCCS